Proteins from a genomic interval of Polaribacter sejongensis:
- a CDS encoding DUF805 domain-containing protein gives MNWYLKAVKEHYADFNGRARREEYWMFTLFNAIISIVITFVFAGIGIALESPLLGGLSYIYTLAVLVPSLAVLVRRLHDTGKSGWFFFIVLIPLIGSIWLLVVLCTDSVSGANKWGENPKGIGNNSAINEIGRE, from the coding sequence ATGAATTGGTATTTAAAAGCAGTAAAAGAGCATTACGCAGATTTTAACGGTAGAGCAAGAAGAGAAGAGTATTGGATGTTTACATTATTTAATGCAATAATTTCTATTGTAATAACTTTTGTGTTTGCGGGGATTGGTATCGCTTTAGAGTCGCCTTTATTAGGCGGGTTAAGCTATATTTATACTTTGGCAGTTTTAGTACCAAGTTTAGCTGTTCTTGTAAGAAGATTACATGATACAGGAAAAAGTGGTTGGTTCTTTTTTATAGTTCTAATACCGTTAATTGGTTCTATTTGGTTATTGGTAGTATTGTGTACAGATAGTGTTTCTGGTGCAAATAAATGGGGTGAAAATCCTAAGGGAATTGGAAATAATTCTGCTATAAATGAAATAGGTAGAGAATAA
- a CDS encoding DUF4350 domain-containing protein, with amino-acid sequence MILQHLKKYAPLLLLFLLIGCHKTDWSENFKEKEKSPFGNYIIYNEAETLFKNKQVTLLKQNIYDYLMLESVIDSVEIKNYVSIKHNGFKYTNGSTRELLDFVAKGNNVFLAFNNFRDTLKSSLKFTTNNLDKDVYDVKGLKKLEGTFELNNKSFSKTSFSFDRNIRRNYFLQYNENTTSILGTFAVDGEKVPNFVKIHYGEGAFYLHTQPIAFTNYYLLNGKEEYAANVFSYLPNADVIWDPQIKSSKYEDKKEDDNNVFKFFLEHPTLTWFLFVSLIGLLLFMLFNARRKQRPIPIIKPLQNSTVEFTQTIANLYLKEQDHKNLVDKKIAYFLEKVRSKYLLDTSNLNADFIEKLASKSGNDLQRTKYLVNTIIALNKKTECLEEELIVLHKMIENFLNK; translated from the coding sequence ATGATACTACAACATTTAAAAAAATACGCTCCTCTCCTGCTCTTGTTCCTACTAATAGGTTGTCATAAAACAGATTGGAGTGAGAACTTTAAAGAGAAAGAGAAAAGTCCGTTTGGCAATTATATTATTTATAATGAAGCAGAAACGCTGTTTAAAAACAAGCAGGTTACTTTATTAAAACAGAATATTTATGATTACTTAATGTTAGAATCTGTAATTGATAGTGTAGAAATTAAAAATTACGTTTCCATAAAGCATAACGGTTTTAAATATACTAACGGAAGTACAAGGGAGCTTTTAGATTTTGTAGCCAAAGGAAATAACGTGTTTTTAGCTTTTAATAATTTTAGAGATACATTAAAATCCTCTTTAAAATTTACTACGAATAATTTAGATAAAGATGTATATGATGTAAAGGGGTTAAAAAAGTTAGAAGGAACTTTTGAATTGAATAACAAATCTTTTTCTAAAACTTCATTTTCTTTTGATAGAAATATTAGAAGAAACTACTTTTTACAATACAATGAAAACACCACCAGTATTTTAGGAACCTTTGCTGTTGATGGAGAAAAAGTGCCTAATTTTGTCAAAATTCATTATGGAGAAGGGGCTTTTTATTTACACACCCAACCCATTGCCTTTACCAATTATTATTTGTTAAACGGTAAAGAGGAATATGCGGCTAATGTATTTTCGTATTTACCAAATGCAGACGTAATTTGGGATCCGCAGATAAAATCTAGTAAATATGAAGATAAAAAGGAGGATGATAATAATGTGTTTAAATTCTTTTTAGAGCATCCAACGTTAACCTGGTTTTTATTTGTTTCATTAATAGGATTATTGCTGTTTATGCTTTTCAATGCAAGAAGAAAACAACGTCCGATTCCTATTATAAAACCCTTACAAAATTCGACAGTAGAATTTACTCAAACCATTGCCAATTTGTATTTAAAAGAACAAGATCATAAGAATTTGGTTGATAAAAAAATAGCCTACTTTTTAGAGAAGGTTCGTTCTAAATACCTTTTAGATACCAGTAATTTAAATGCTGATTTTATAGAAAAACTAGCTTCTAAATCTGGTAATGATTTGCAAAGAACAAAATATTTAGTAAATACAATTATTGCTTTAAATAAGAAGACGGAATGTCTTGAAGAAGAATTAATTGTGTTACATAAAATGATAGAAAATTTCTTAAATAAATAA
- a CDS encoding DUF58 domain-containing protein, translating into MKHFYNTLFLNNRFFYILGSIAALFVVGFFIPFFFVVSKMLLFVLVVLLLVDVFILYNTKNAIIVNRYLPERLSNGDVNKISMQLQSLYGFKAHLSIIEEIPFQFQKRDFIFNIILSKKEEKTIHYDLIPTERGVYLFGNINVYASSPLQLATKKHVLGEEKEVKCYPSFLKLREFDFKAFNNDAVSYGTKKVRRIGHSLEFEQIKEYVSGDDIRSLNWKATAKRNQLMINQYVEEKSQPVYAIIDKGRAMQMHFNNLSLLDYAINSTLAISNVILRKQDKAGMLSFSTKLEDWVVAEKRNSQMSLISEALHNIKTDFSESDFSTLYAVVKRKITQRSLLILYTNFETMDGLKRQLPYLRALAKNHLVLVVFFENTALEALTTTQSEDVLGVYDSIIAEKFMYEKKSIVKELKKYGIQAVLTKPENLTGDTINKYLELKSRGLF; encoded by the coding sequence TTGAAACATTTTTACAACACCTTATTCTTAAACAATCGATTTTTCTACATTTTAGGAAGCATCGCAGCTCTTTTTGTGGTTGGTTTTTTCATACCTTTCTTTTTTGTAGTTTCTAAAATGTTGCTTTTTGTTTTAGTGGTGTTACTATTGGTAGATGTTTTTATTTTATACAATACCAAAAATGCAATTATTGTGAATCGCTATTTACCAGAGCGATTGTCTAATGGAGATGTAAATAAAATATCGATGCAATTGCAAAGTTTATACGGTTTTAAAGCACATCTTTCTATTATAGAAGAAATTCCTTTTCAATTTCAAAAAAGAGATTTTATCTTCAATATTATCCTATCAAAAAAAGAAGAAAAAACAATTCATTACGATTTAATTCCGACAGAAAGAGGTGTTTATTTATTCGGAAACATCAATGTTTACGCAAGTTCTCCGTTGCAATTAGCAACTAAAAAACACGTTTTAGGAGAAGAAAAAGAGGTGAAATGCTATCCTTCATTCCTAAAGTTGAGAGAATTCGATTTTAAAGCTTTTAACAATGATGCTGTTTCTTACGGAACAAAAAAGGTTCGTAGAATTGGTCATTCTTTAGAATTTGAACAAATTAAAGAATATGTTTCTGGTGATGATATTCGGTCTTTAAACTGGAAAGCCACTGCAAAGAGAAACCAGTTAATGATCAATCAATATGTGGAAGAAAAATCGCAACCTGTTTATGCTATTATCGATAAAGGTCGTGCTATGCAAATGCATTTCAATAATTTAAGTCTGTTAGATTATGCGATAAATTCTACGTTGGCAATTAGCAATGTTATTTTAAGAAAACAAGACAAAGCTGGTATGTTATCGTTTTCAACAAAGTTGGAAGATTGGGTAGTTGCAGAAAAAAGAAACTCTCAGATGAGTTTAATTTCGGAAGCATTACACAATATTAAAACAGATTTTTCAGAGTCGGATTTTAGTACTCTATATGCCGTTGTTAAAAGAAAAATCACACAAAGAAGTTTACTTATTCTTTATACAAATTTTGAAACTATGGATGGTTTAAAGAGGCAACTCCCCTATTTACGGGCGTTGGCTAAAAACCATTTGGTTTTGGTGGTCTTTTTTGAAAATACAGCACTAGAAGCTTTAACCACAACACAAAGTGAAGATGTTTTAGGAGTTTATGATAGTATTATTGCAGAGAAATTTATGTACGAAAAGAAAAGTATTGTAAAAGAACTCAAAAAATACGGAATTCAAGCTGTTTTAACAAAACCAGAAAACTTAACCGGAGATACTATTAACAAGTATTTAGAGTTAAAATCTAGAGGATTATTTTAG
- a CDS encoding DUF4129 domain-containing protein yields the protein MQKKVFLFVLFFTSIVLGQVENDSLLLLEKDTVHYEKSIEYAQKRAFTENIKEKYNDKEFQYTEEEIEEAEPLKPSAGESAFVGAFLFFISNIFPFILGGIIIFIILKTFLGTETNFWNFKKSKKKVAKKLIYEDEDIHETDIDGLLQNAIQNKEYRLAIRYYYLSVLKTLSDKKLIDYHKDKTNSEYLFEIENTTTRTDFSYLSYVYSYVWYGDFPIDETNFKLVESKYQSFKNTLK from the coding sequence ATGCAAAAAAAGGTATTTCTTTTCGTCTTATTTTTTACTTCCATTGTTTTAGGACAGGTTGAAAACGATAGTCTTCTTTTGTTAGAGAAAGACACTGTTCATTATGAGAAGTCTATTGAATATGCGCAAAAAAGAGCGTTTACAGAAAATATAAAAGAAAAGTATAACGACAAAGAGTTTCAATATACAGAAGAAGAAATTGAAGAGGCAGAGCCATTAAAACCTTCTGCAGGAGAATCTGCATTTGTTGGAGCATTTTTGTTTTTTATCAGTAATATTTTTCCTTTCATATTAGGGGGAATTATCATATTTATTATTTTAAAAACCTTTTTAGGCACAGAAACCAATTTCTGGAATTTTAAAAAGTCTAAAAAGAAAGTGGCAAAAAAACTGATTTATGAAGATGAAGATATTCATGAAACAGATATTGACGGATTGTTACAAAATGCCATTCAAAATAAGGAATATCGATTGGCAATTCGTTATTATTATTTATCAGTTTTAAAAACGCTATCAGACAAGAAACTTATTGATTATCATAAAGATAAAACCAATTCAGAATACCTTTTTGAAATAGAAAACACCACTACAAGAACTGATTTTTCGTATTTATCGTACGTTTATTCTTATGTATGGTATGGAGATTTCCCGATAGACGAAACCAATTTTAAATTGGTAGAAAGCAAGTATCAATCTTTTAAAAACACTTTAAAATAA
- a CDS encoding multidrug effflux MFS transporter, whose product MKIRQKSESEFIIVMASLMSLVAFAIDALLPAISDISETIHIIDPKNNQLFITMIFLGIGFGQLISGPLSDSFGRKPIIYVGFSVFVLASFICLFATNLEMMIVGRFLQGIGLSAPRTISIAMVRDRFSGNYMARVMSFITVIFLLVPVIAPALGKILLDAYGWKSIFYSQLIIGVFIMLWVWKRQPETLVVEKRKKFKLALFVEGIKEFVKYKYAVIFTIFSGFITGSFMVYLSASQHIFVEQYHLEEEFPFIFACLAISIGMATFLNGKLVVKMGMFKLVSFFTIMFTVVSLIYILFFYGDTNPNIYVLLIFFGLQFFSIGFLFGNTRALAMEPIGHIAGVGAAINGFVSTIMAVPIATFIGSYITDTALPLFIGFFVCGTIALLLILLLKLRKN is encoded by the coding sequence GTGAAAATTAGACAAAAATCAGAATCGGAATTTATTATTGTAATGGCTTCATTAATGTCTTTAGTTGCTTTTGCAATTGATGCATTATTACCGGCTATTTCAGATATTAGTGAAACAATTCATATTATAGACCCAAAAAACAATCAGTTATTTATAACCATGATTTTTTTAGGAATTGGTTTTGGGCAGCTTATTTCAGGTCCATTATCTGATAGTTTTGGTCGAAAACCTATTATCTATGTTGGTTTTAGTGTTTTTGTACTCGCTAGTTTTATTTGTCTTTTTGCCACTAATTTAGAAATGATGATTGTTGGTCGGTTTTTACAAGGAATAGGCTTATCTGCCCCAAGAACCATAAGTATTGCTATGGTTAGAGACCGTTTTAGCGGTAATTATATGGCGAGAGTTATGTCTTTTATTACGGTAATCTTTCTTTTAGTGCCTGTTATTGCTCCTGCTTTAGGTAAAATATTATTAGATGCTTACGGATGGAAATCTATTTTTTACAGTCAGTTAATTATAGGTGTTTTCATTATGCTTTGGGTCTGGAAAAGACAACCTGAAACTTTAGTGGTAGAAAAAAGAAAGAAATTTAAGTTAGCACTATTTGTAGAAGGAATTAAAGAATTTGTAAAGTATAAATACGCTGTAATTTTTACCATATTTTCTGGTTTTATTACAGGGTCCTTTATGGTGTATTTAAGTGCTAGTCAACATATTTTTGTAGAACAATATCACTTAGAAGAAGAGTTTCCGTTTATTTTTGCTTGTTTGGCAATTAGTATTGGAATGGCTACTTTTTTGAATGGAAAGCTCGTAGTAAAAATGGGAATGTTTAAACTAGTTTCCTTTTTTACAATAATGTTTACGGTAGTTTCACTAATCTACATTCTCTTTTTTTATGGAGATACGAATCCGAATATTTATGTCTTATTGATATTTTTTGGTTTGCAATTCTTTTCAATCGGATTTTTATTTGGTAATACTAGAGCTTTGGCAATGGAACCTATAGGCCATATTGCAGGTGTTGGAGCGGCTATTAATGGTTTTGTTTCTACCATTATGGCAGTACCAATTGCTACTTTTATTGGTAGTTATATTACAGACACCGCTTTGCCTCTATTTATTGGTTTTTTTGTTTGTGGTACCATTGCGCTCTTGTTAATTCTACTTCTAAAATTAAGGAAAAATTAG
- a CDS encoding AAA family ATPase: METPNNEEVQQGISFENRIDLSELQESVFKIKKELQKVIVGQKDMMDLLIVALLADGHVLIEGVPGVAKTITAKLLARTIDVGFSRIQFTPDLMPSDILGTSVFNVKTSEFEFKKGPIFSSMILIDEINRAPAKTQAALFEVMEEKQITIDGQTFQLQEPFVVLATQNPIEQEGTYRLPEAQLDRFLFKINVDYPNADEELQILLKEQALENTTKASKIETVISGAKINEFRNLVNQIKIEENLLKYIANIVVNTRTNSFLYLGASPRASIAILGASKAFAAIEGRDFVTPEDIKRATIPVLQHRVIVTPEREMEGLTSKQIIEQIIEAVEIPR; the protein is encoded by the coding sequence ATGGAAACACCTAATAACGAAGAAGTACAACAAGGTATCTCTTTTGAAAATAGAATTGATTTATCGGAATTACAAGAGAGTGTTTTTAAGATAAAAAAAGAACTACAAAAAGTAATTGTAGGTCAAAAAGACATGATGGATTTGTTGATCGTTGCACTACTTGCAGATGGTCATGTTTTAATAGAAGGTGTGCCTGGAGTTGCTAAAACGATTACTGCAAAATTGCTAGCAAGAACTATAGATGTTGGCTTTAGTAGAATACAGTTTACACCAGATTTAATGCCTTCAGATATCTTAGGGACTTCTGTTTTTAATGTAAAAACATCTGAATTTGAGTTTAAAAAAGGGCCTATTTTTTCGAGCATGATTTTAATTGATGAAATAAACAGAGCTCCTGCAAAAACACAAGCTGCTTTGTTTGAAGTGATGGAAGAAAAACAAATTACCATAGACGGACAAACGTTTCAATTACAAGAACCTTTTGTAGTTTTAGCAACGCAAAACCCTATAGAACAGGAAGGAACGTATCGTTTACCAGAAGCACAATTAGACCGTTTTTTATTCAAAATTAATGTCGATTACCCAAATGCAGATGAAGAATTACAAATTCTTTTAAAAGAACAAGCGTTAGAAAATACCACAAAAGCAAGTAAAATTGAAACAGTAATTTCTGGAGCTAAAATAAATGAATTTAGAAATTTAGTCAATCAGATAAAAATTGAAGAAAATTTACTAAAATACATTGCGAACATTGTAGTGAATACACGAACGAATTCCTTTTTATATTTAGGCGCTTCACCAAGAGCAAGTATTGCAATTTTAGGAGCTTCAAAAGCGTTTGCAGCCATTGAAGGACGTGATTTTGTTACACCAGAAGATATTAAAAGAGCCACAATACCTGTTTTACAACACAGAGTAATTGTAACGCCAGAAAGAGAAATGGAAGGTTTAACAAGCAAACAGATTATAGAGCAAATTATTGAGGCAGTGGAAATTCCGAGGTAA
- a CDS encoding pseudouridine synthase produces the protein MEIPIIYQDEFIICVAKPNNVLVHHAHHSRNVADEKSLLQLLDEQVGGKFYPIHRLDRKTSGIILLAKETHFVSKFQDLFTANEIQKTYYGVVRGFSPESKIIDSPVKGRDANVHKEALTHLRTLEQVTLDIPVKPYDSSRYSLVELSPKTGRMHQLRVHSNKISHPLIGDSKYGDKNHDVMFEENFGWKNMFLHAGKLEFKHPFTEDKLILKASFPEDWIGLFKAFSWVNPVE, from the coding sequence ATGGAAATTCCTATAATTTATCAAGATGAGTTTATTATTTGCGTTGCTAAACCTAATAATGTACTTGTACACCATGCGCATCATTCTAGAAATGTTGCTGATGAAAAATCTCTTTTACAACTGTTAGATGAACAAGTTGGTGGTAAATTTTATCCGATTCATCGATTGGATAGAAAAACATCTGGAATTATTTTATTAGCAAAGGAAACACACTTTGTTTCTAAGTTTCAAGACTTGTTTACTGCTAATGAAATTCAGAAAACGTATTATGGAGTAGTTCGTGGTTTTTCTCCGGAATCAAAAATTATTGATTCTCCTGTAAAAGGCAGAGATGCTAATGTTCACAAAGAGGCTTTAACACATTTAAGAACTCTAGAGCAAGTCACTTTAGATATTCCTGTAAAACCGTATGATTCTTCTCGTTATAGTTTGGTAGAATTATCGCCTAAAACAGGAAGAATGCATCAATTGCGTGTGCACTCTAATAAAATAAGTCACCCTTTAATTGGTGATTCAAAATATGGTGACAAGAATCATGATGTAATGTTTGAAGAAAATTTTGGTTGGAAAAATATGTTTTTACATGCAGGGAAACTAGAATTTAAACATCCTTTTACTGAAGATAAACTTATTCTAAAAGCTTCTTTTCCTGAAGATTGGATTGGTTTATTTAAAGCTTTTTCTTGGGTAAATCCTGTTGAGTAA
- a CDS encoding DUF805 domain-containing protein has product MNWYIKVIKQYSDFKGRARRQEYWMFVLINTIISIGFMFMDKIFGTNYGEFGEDGYLETFYSLAVLVPYLAVTARRMHDVGKSGWYMLIPIYNLILACSNSENGENKWGENPKGEGNSSEINQIGQE; this is encoded by the coding sequence ATGAATTGGTATATAAAAGTAATAAAACAGTATTCAGACTTTAAAGGAAGAGCAAGACGTCAAGAATATTGGATGTTTGTTTTAATAAACACGATTATTTCCATCGGTTTTATGTTTATGGACAAAATTTTTGGTACAAATTACGGAGAATTTGGTGAAGACGGTTACCTTGAAACATTCTATAGTTTAGCTGTTTTAGTGCCATACTTAGCTGTTACAGCAAGAAGAATGCATGATGTTGGAAAAAGTGGTTGGTATATGTTAATACCAATCTATAATTTAATTTTAGCTTGTTCAAATAGTGAGAATGGTGAAAATAAATGGGGAGAAAACCCAAAAGGTGAAGGAAATAGTTCAGAAATTAATCAAATAGGTCAAGAATAG
- a CDS encoding RDD family protein: MKRLQIKTAQNVNINFTLANVGQRLFALGVDNVIKFAYLYFAMEFLDFRMFQTALEGDSWSLRAIDVLIFLPVTFYSLYSEILLNGQTVGKKLLHLKVINIDGFKPSTTDFIIRWFLRVVDFNLFTLLFVYVASLGLDDEIALLMLLFFFGKMIGFLLILFTDNQQRFGDIIANTVVIYLKDNVQFSETILENISNAYVPTYPNVIKLSDNDVRIIKNTFNSAKKYNDFKTLIKLRSKVLEVTGIKSIHKTDKEFIDVVLKDYNFYTQSM; the protein is encoded by the coding sequence ATGAAAAGACTCCAAATAAAAACAGCACAAAATGTAAACATCAATTTTACCCTTGCAAATGTTGGCCAAAGGCTATTTGCACTTGGCGTAGATAATGTTATAAAATTTGCATATCTCTATTTTGCTATGGAATTTTTAGATTTTAGAATGTTTCAAACTGCCTTAGAAGGAGATTCTTGGTCTTTGCGTGCCATAGATGTACTAATCTTTCTGCCGGTTACTTTTTATTCCTTGTATTCAGAAATACTCCTAAACGGACAAACAGTTGGTAAAAAATTATTGCATTTAAAGGTGATTAATATTGATGGTTTTAAACCTTCTACAACAGATTTCATTATCCGTTGGTTTTTAAGAGTGGTAGATTTTAACCTTTTTACATTACTATTTGTTTATGTGGCTTCATTAGGATTAGACGATGAAATAGCTTTATTAATGTTGCTTTTTTTCTTTGGAAAAATGATTGGCTTTTTATTGATATTATTCACCGATAATCAACAACGTTTTGGAGATATCATTGCCAATACAGTGGTTATTTACCTAAAGGATAATGTACAGTTTTCTGAAACTATCTTAGAAAATATTTCCAACGCATACGTACCAACATATCCGAATGTTATTAAATTGTCTGACAACGATGTGCGTATTATTAAAAATACTTTTAATTCCGCAAAAAAATATAATGACTTTAAAACCTTGATAAAACTGAGGTCTAAAGTCTTGGAAGTAACCGGAATTAAATCTATCCATAAAACAGATAAAGAGTTTATTGATGTTGTTTTAAAGGATTATAATTTTTATACTCAGAGTATGTAA
- a CDS encoding stage II sporulation protein M, with protein sequence MREVAFIKQNKEKWLEFEQGFSNKEKKSPDDIANLHIKIMNDLVYAQTYYPKSKVTQYLNKLAKSSFDKVYHSKRRNKNVLLYFFFDKVPLLAYQYRKYIYLSFIVFFACFFIGLLSTLNDTSFARQILGNNYIDQTLENIESGDAMAIYKGGSNWGTFIGIYDNNQRVGLKMFLSGLFIGIGTGFYVVYNAIMVAVFQAFFYQNNSLFDSLKGIWIHGTYEIFSMIIEAAAGYIIGASILFPGAYKRFESFKIGMKAAFYIFISTIPFTLAAAFLEGYITRYSNIMPTVLCFAIIGFSLATISYYYLILPFKVANKHHLR encoded by the coding sequence ATGAGAGAGGTCGCTTTTATAAAGCAAAATAAAGAAAAATGGCTCGAATTTGAACAAGGTTTTTCAAATAAAGAGAAAAAAAGTCCAGACGACATTGCAAACCTGCATATAAAAATCATGAACGATTTGGTATATGCGCAAACCTATTACCCTAAAAGTAAAGTTACTCAGTATTTAAATAAGTTGGCAAAGTCTAGTTTTGACAAGGTGTATCACTCAAAAAGACGCAACAAAAATGTTTTATTGTATTTCTTTTTTGACAAAGTACCACTACTCGCCTACCAGTACAGAAAATATATTTATTTGTCTTTTATTGTATTTTTTGCTTGTTTTTTCATCGGTTTGTTATCAACATTAAACGATACTTCTTTTGCAAGACAGATTTTAGGGAACAATTATATAGATCAAACGCTAGAAAACATAGAAAGTGGCGATGCCATGGCAATTTATAAAGGAGGCAGCAATTGGGGAACTTTTATAGGTATTTACGACAATAACCAACGAGTTGGCTTAAAAATGTTCTTATCTGGTTTATTTATAGGTATTGGTACCGGTTTTTACGTAGTATATAATGCCATTATGGTAGCTGTTTTTCAAGCATTCTTTTATCAAAATAATAGTTTGTTCGACAGTTTAAAAGGAATTTGGATTCATGGAACCTACGAGATTTTCAGCATGATCATAGAAGCAGCAGCCGGTTATATTATTGGAGCTAGTATTTTGTTCCCAGGAGCATACAAACGCTTCGAATCCTTTAAAATAGGGATGAAAGCAGCGTTTTATATTTTTATAAGCACGATTCCGTTTACCTTAGCAGCCGCTTTTTTAGAAGGTTATATTACCCGATATTCCAATATTATGCCTACCGTTTTGTGTTTTGCAATCATTGGTTTTAGTTTAGCTACTATTAGTTATTACTACTTAATTTTACCTTTTAAGGTAGCTAATAAACATCATTTACGTTAA
- a CDS encoding CPXCG motif-containing cysteine-rich protein, translated as MEREHFFQCPHCWEEISMILDQSVYQQTYIEDCEVCCNPIEITPVFEEGELISFNAQSIEQ; from the coding sequence ATGGAAAGAGAACACTTTTTTCAATGCCCACATTGTTGGGAAGAAATTTCAATGATACTAGACCAAAGCGTCTACCAACAAACCTACATAGAAGATTGCGAAGTCTGTTGCAACCCGATAGAAATTACGCCAGTTTTTGAAGAAGGAGAATTGATTAGTTTTAACGCACAATCTATAGAGCAATAA